A single genomic interval of Pangasianodon hypophthalmus isolate fPanHyp1 chromosome 8, fPanHyp1.pri, whole genome shotgun sequence harbors:
- the si:ch211-198n5.11 gene encoding methylcrotonoyl-coenzyme A carboxylase 2: protein MYHGAKIKQLWTLAAMYRCMSGLFRVNGRTCFTNQLCTQRLSRTTEKNCCLCQCTHISSLKYLRHSLQPPCTHQAVLHRCISSSVRRRSLPSAFPVVDGACQLIHRHVFEANLQNSQACQQRYLELKEKVLKGGGENAIARHTQRNKKVLVRDRLQMLLDDDDYLELSPFAGMGLPYGDIPSAGCLTGIGKINGLWCVFIANDATVKGGTAYPITVKKQLRAQEVAVQNRLPCVYLVDSGGAFLPLQSDIFPDKNHGGRVFYNEAIMSAMKIPQVAVVCGSCTAGGAYVPTMAEEAIIVHRIGTIFLGGPPLVKAATGEEVTPEDLGGARVHSEVSGCVDHFAAVESEAYECTRNVISTLNFKLPEEDSAEIEEPLYNAEELMGLAPKSYNFSMDVKLIVSRLTDGSRFQEFKSRYGTTLVTGFAKIEGHLVGMVANNGKLTYEACLKGSHFVQLCEQRDIPLIFLQNTAPEPLHTLSQDKAESNTMVLKAQGSMMSAVACASTPKITVVIGGCHGGDSYAMCGRAFDPNFLFLWPNARVSILAPGHAGGLVQDEEEAKHINEQLKEESSAFFSSGRLWDDGVILPQDTRKVLGKCLKIIKQQEYQLSRGKPKSIPLRM from the exons ATGTATCACGgcgcaaaaataaaacaactttggACTCTTGCAGCCATGTACCGTTGTATGTCAGG CTTATTTCGAGTAAATGGAAGGACATGCTTCACAAACCAATTATGCACCCAAAGACTGTCAAGGACCACAGAAAAGAATTGCTGTCTATGTCAGTGCACTCATATCAGTTCACTGAAATACCTGAGACACAGTCTGCAGCCCCCCTGCACACATCAGGCAGTGTTACACCGGTGCATAAGCTCGAGTGTACGCAGAAGAAGCTTGCCAAGTGCCTTTCCGGTAGTAGATGGAGCATGCCAGCTTATTCACAGACATGTATTTGAAGCAAATTTACAGAACAGCCAGGCATGTCAGCAAAG gtaTCTAGAGCTTAAGGAGAAAGTGTTAAAGGGAGGTGGGGAAAATGCCATTGCCCGACATACACAGAGAAACAAGAAGGTTCTAGTCAGAGACAGGCTTCAAATGCTGttggatgatgatgattatcTAGAGCTGTCTCCCTTTGCTGGAATGGGTTTACCCTATGGGGACATCCCATCAGCTGGCTGTCTCACAG GTATTGGTAAAATAAATgggctgtggtgtgtgttcatcGCTAATGATGCCACGGTGAAAGGAGGCACAGCATACCCTATTACAGTAAAGAAACAGCTTCGGGCCCAGGAAGTGGCCGTACAGAATCGGCTCCCCTGTGTCTACTTGGTTGACAGTGGGGGTGCTTTTTTACCTCTTCAG TCAGATATATTTCCTGATAAGAACCATGGTGGCCGTGTTTTTTACAATGAAGCTATAATGTCAGCAATGAAGATTCCACAG GTGGCAGTGGTGTGTGGGTCATGCACAGCTGGTGGAGCCTATGTCCCCACTATGGCAGAGGAGGCGATCATTGTGCACAGGATAGGGACCATATTTTTAGGTGGCCCTCCACTAGTGAAAGCTGCTACAGGTGAAGAAGTGACTCCTGAGGATCTTGGAGGGGCCAGGGTGCACTCAGA GGTGAGTGGCTGTGTTGATCATTTTGCTGCTGTGGAGAGTGAGGCATACGAGTGTACAAGGAACGTCATCTCCACTCTGAACTTCAAGCTCCCAGAGGAGGACAGTGCTGAGATTGAGGAGCCCCTGTATAATGCTGAGGAGCTTATGGGCCTCGCACCAAAGAGCTACAATTTCAGCATGGATGTCAAACTG ATTGTGAGTCGGCTGACTGATGGCAGTCGGTTTCAGGAGTTTAAGTCTCGCTATGGTACCACTCTTGTGACTGGATTTGCCAAAATTGAAGG ACATTTGGTTGGCATGGTTGCCAATAACGGCAAGCTAACATATGAAGCCTGTCTgaaaggaagccattttgttcagcTGTGTGAGCAAAGAGACATCCCTCTCATCTTCCTTCAGAACACGGCCCCAGAGCCTTTGCACACTCTCTCCCAAGACAAG GCAGAGTCCAACACTATGGTACTCAAAGCTCAGGGATCCATGATGTCTGCTGTGGCCTGTGCTTCTACTCCTAAGATCACTGTGGTCATCGGAGGCTGCCATGGTGGTGACAGCTATGCTATG TGTGGAAGGGCTTTTGACCccaacttcctgtttctgtggCCCAATGCTAGAGTGTCGATTTTAGCCCCAGGCCACGCCGGTGGATTGGTGCAGGATGAAGAGGAGGCCAAACACATTAATGAGCA GCTGAAAGAAGAGAGCTCAGCATTCTTCTCATCGGGCAGACTATGGGACGATGGCGTGATTCTTCCACAAGATACAAGGAAG GTGTTGggcaaatgtttaaaaatcatcAAGCAACAGGAGTACCAGCTATCTCGAGGAAAACCAAAATCTATCCCTCTTCGAATGTAA